TCCAGGTCTGACCCAAACGGGTTTATGACGCGCAAGCGGGATTGCTGGCGTAATCGCAAGGTCAGGGTCTTGAACGAGGCGGGCAGAGGTTTTTGGATTTGACGCCAGATGCGCCAGAACCTGCTAGCCGGTACGGGAGTTCGCCTTTTCGACGGCGGCCCGCGCCTTGTCCACAGCGGCGTCTATAGTCAGATCAGTCGTGTCGATCAAGATCGCATCTGCGGCCGCCACCATGGGCGCATCCTTGCGGTTGCAGTCGCGTTCATCGCGCTCGCGCAGCTGGGCGGTCAGCTCATCGAGCGTGATCGTGTCGCCTGCGGCTTTCAGCTCTGCATGGCGGCGCTGGGCGCGCACTTCGACATCGGCGTCGACCCAGAGTTTCACATCGGCTTCCGGGCAGACCACGGTGCCGATATCGCGTCCATCGAGGATGGCGCCGGTCGGTTGGTGGGCAAAGTTGCGCTGAAGCTCCAGTAGGGCGGCGCGCACTTCTGGCAACACAGCCACCTTTGAGGCGGCGAGACCCGCCTCAGCGGTGCGCAGTTCGGCCTCGCTGAAGAGCGATGGCTCAAGCTTTGAGGCGATCTCTGCGACGGCATTGGCATCGGTGAGGTCAGCGCCTGCATTCATCGCGGCAACACCGGTGGCGCGGTAGAGGCGGCCGGTATCCATGTGCGGCAGGGCAAACAGGTCCGACAGGCGGCGGGCAATCGTCCCCTTTCCAGAGGCGAGCGTTCCATCAATGGCAATAATCATGGCGCGGACAGATGCGTCATGTAGCCGGAAGGGTCAACCAGCCTTGCATTGCGGTGCAGTCACCTGTCAATTCGGGCCTCGAAACTGGCCCCGGATACAAGGAAGACAGGCTGATGAGTGGTCTATGCGCGCAACGCAACTGGGTGTGTGAGGCGGTGCGCCGTCTCAATGCCGACTTCAACCGCTCCTCGGACACGCACCTCATCCGGGTAGACCTGCCGGGCTTCCCGGGCCAGCAGCTCTATCTGAAAGACGAGTCCATTCACCCGTCTGGCAGTCTGAAGCACCGCCTCGCGCGGTCTCTCTATCTCTATGGCATCTGCAATGGCGCCATCGGGCCGGACACAGTCGTGGTGGAAAGTTCCTCAGGCTCGACGGCCGTGTCGGAGGCATATTTCGCCAAGCTGCTGGGCCTGCGCTTCATCGCCGTTGTGCCGGAAGGGACCGCACAGAAGAAGATCGACCAGATCAATTTCTATGGCGCCGAGACCCGTTCGGTGCCTGCCTCGCAGATCTATGCCGAAGCTGAGCGGATCGCGCGTGAAACGGGCGGTCATTACATGGACCAGTTCACCTTCGCGGAGCGGGCCACAGACTGGCGCGGCAATAACAACATTGCCGAGAGCCTGTTTGCGCAGCTGGCGCTGGAAGAACATTCCATCCCTGACTGGGTGGTGATGAGCGCGGGCACGGGCGGGACCTCGGCGACCATCGGGCGGTTCATCCGCTATCGCGGTGAC
This genomic interval from Thalassovita mediterranea contains the following:
- the cmk gene encoding (d)CMP kinase: MIIAIDGTLASGKGTIARRLSDLFALPHMDTGRLYRATGVAAMNAGADLTDANAVAEIASKLEPSLFSEAELRTAEAGLAASKVAVLPEVRAALLELQRNFAHQPTGAILDGRDIGTVVCPEADVKLWVDADVEVRAQRRHAELKAAGDTITLDELTAQLRERDERDCNRKDAPMVAAADAILIDTTDLTIDAAVDKARAAVEKANSRTG
- a CDS encoding PLP-dependent cysteine synthase family protein, which produces MSGLCAQRNWVCEAVRRLNADFNRSSDTHLIRVDLPGFPGQQLYLKDESIHPSGSLKHRLARSLYLYGICNGAIGPDTVVVESSSGSTAVSEAYFAKLLGLRFIAVVPEGTAQKKIDQINFYGAETRSVPASQIYAEAERIARETGGHYMDQFTFAERATDWRGNNNIAESLFAQLALEEHSIPDWVVMSAGTGGTSATIGRFIRYRGDLSGKTQLCVADPENSVFYDYYNSGDRDLRLQTRSRIEGIGRPRVEASFQPRVIDRMVQVPDAASLATIHWLETVLGRKCGGSTGTNVWAALHLMAEMREAGREGSVATLICDGGERYLDTYYSADWLAAQGLELAPHLETIEGLTRQG